Proteins from one Peromyscus eremicus chromosome 8a, PerEre_H2_v1, whole genome shotgun sequence genomic window:
- the LOC131917087 gene encoding keratin-associated protein 9-4-like: protein MTQGNNRIAERGPGRINDVICQKTCCQPSCCRTTCCKTTSCCESSSCPESICCQPCCPPSCCSIPCCQSSCCPPTCSESTCCKTTCCKPTCVSICCSTPCCPPCCCEPSCCQPSSIKISCQPTCCETSCCRNTCCKTNCVTIGCSPPCCQPCCCVPTCCQPCCCVPTCCQPCCCVPTCCQPCCYVSTCCCVPTSCQPCCCVPTCCQPCFLQLCCQPTCCETTCHKTTSFKPTCVSISCSTPCCQPCCC, encoded by the exons atgacacagggcaacaacagaataGCTGAGAGGGGTCCAG GAAGAATAAATGATGTCATTTGCCAAAAAA CTTGCTGTCAGCCTAGCTGCTGCAGGACCACCTGCTGCAAGACCACCTCTTGCTGTGAATCCAGCAGCTGCCCTGAGTCCATCTGCTGCCAGCCTTGCTGTCCCCCAAGTTGCTGCAGCATACCCTGCTGCCAATCCAGCTGCTGCCCACCAACCTGCTCTGAAAGCACATGCTGCAAGACCACCTGTTGCAAGCCAACCTGTGTGAGCATCTGCTGCAGCACACCCTGCTGCCCGCCCTGCTGCTGTgagcccagctgctgccagcccagctccaTAAAGATCAGCTGTCAACCAACTTGCTGTGAAACCAGTTGCTGCAGGAATACCTGTTGCAAAACTAATTGTGTGACCATTGGTTGCAGCCCACCCTGCTGCCAGCCCTGCTGCTGTGTGCCCACCTGCTGCCAGCCCTGCTGCTGTGTGCCCACCTGCTGCCAGCCCTGCTGCTGTGTGCCCACCTGCTGCCAGCCTTGCTGCTATGTGTCCACCTGCTGCTGTGTGCCCACCAGCTGCCAGCCCTGCTGCTGTGTGCCCACCTGCTGCCAGCCCTGCTTCTTACAGCTCTGCTGCCAACCAACTTGCTGTGAAACCACCTGCCACAAGACCACTTCTTTTAAACCAACCTGTGTGAGCATCAGCTGCAGCACACCCTGCTGCCAGCCCTGCTGCTGCTGA
- the LOC131917088 gene encoding LOW QUALITY PROTEIN: keratin-associated protein 9-3-like (The sequence of the model RefSeq protein was modified relative to this genomic sequence to represent the inferred CDS: substituted 1 base at 1 genomic stop codon), producing MTNSCCPSCCQPTCCRTTCCTPTCVTNCCSTPCCQPSCCETTCCRTTFCKPTCETSYCCQPCCQPICGKSICCMTSCCKPTCVIPCCQPNCQPSCCKTICCRNTCCKPTCVASCCCTPSCQPSCCETACCKTICYKPTCVTSCCQPCCQPSCCESSCCQPSCQPSCCESSCCQPCCCESSCCQPSCCPTCYETTCYXTTSFKPT from the coding sequence ATGACCAACTCCTGCTGCCCCTCTTGCTGCCAGCCTACCTGCTGCAGGACCACCTGCTGTACGCCAACGTGTGTTACCAACTGCTGCAGCACAccctgctgccagcccagctgttGTGAAACCACCTGCTGCAGGACAACCTTCTGTAAACCAACCTGTGAGACCAGCTACTGCTGCCAGCCCTGCTGCCAACCCATCTGCGGCAAATCCATCTGCTGCATGACCAGCTGCTGTAAGCCCACCTGTGTGATCCCCTGCTGCCAACCCAactgccagcccagctgctgcaaAACCATCTGCTGCAGAAACACCTGCTGTAAGCCAACCTGTGTGGCCAGCTGCTGCTGTACACCcagctgccagcccagctgctgtgaAACTGCCTGCTGTAAGACCATCTGCTATAAACCAACCTGTGTGACCAGCTGCTGCCAGCCATGCTGCCAACCAAGTTGCTGTGagtccagctgctgccagcctaGCTGCCAACCCAGCTGTTGTGAatccagctgctgccagccctgctgctgtgagtccagctgctgccagcctaGCTGCTGCCCAACCTGCTATGAAACCACCTGCTACTAGACCACCTCCTTTAAACCTACTTAG
- the LOC131917715 gene encoding LOW QUALITY PROTEIN: keratin-associated protein 9-2-like (The sequence of the model RefSeq protein was modified relative to this genomic sequence to represent the inferred CDS: inserted 2 bases in 1 codon), producing the protein MTNFCCSPCCQPSCCETPCCRTTCCKPPCVTXTSCCQPSCCGSSCCGQINTIFYQPCCQSTCCETTCYKTTCCKPTDETSCCQLPCLPSCCITSCCLPCCQSTCYETTCYKTTCSKPTCVSSCCSGPCCQPSCCVSSCCQPSCCKSCCCQPCCC; encoded by the exons ATGACCAACTTCTGCTGCTCCCcttgctgccagcccagctgctgtgaAACCCCCTGCTGCAGGACCACCTGCTGTAAGCCACCCTGTGTGAC GaccagctgctgccagcccagctgctgtggGTCCAGCTGCTGTGGCCAAATTAACACCATCTTCTATCAGCCCTGCTGCCAATCAACTTGCTGTGAAACTACATGTTACAAGACCACCTGCTGCAAACCAACAGATGAGACCAGCTGCTGCCAGTTGCCCTGCCTCCCCAGTTGCTGCATCACATCCTGCTGCCTGCCCTGCTGTCAATCAACGTGCTATGAAACTACTTGCTATAAGACCACCTGTTCTAAACCAACTTGTGTGTCCAGCTGCTGCAGTGGGCcttgctgccagcccagctgctgtgtgtccagctgctgccagcccagctgctgcaaATCTTGTTGCTGCCAGCCCTGCTGCTGTTGA